One genomic segment of Actinopolymorpha sp. NPDC004070 includes these proteins:
- a CDS encoding hemolysin family protein, producing the protein MLTALLVAASVVLILVCGVFVAAEFSLVTVSRPAVERAAEAGMKGARSLEAALPNLSTHLSSAQIGITVTNLAVGWLAEPAVAGLLHAPLSAVGVGEGGVRGISLTLALVLVTLATMVFGELVPKNLAIAHPMGVARTVQLPLRAFTTATKPLTVALNSSANHVVRALGIEPQEELASARTPEELVSVVRSSAESGSLAQSTAALVERMLRFDDKRARDVITPRTRLVWLADHDPAQRVIDLAREHGLSRFPVARADDLDDIVGVVELSQAVAVPAAERATTTVGTFAAEPLVVPDTAPLDEVLWALRDYRTELCVVLDEYGGTAGITTFEDVVEEIVGEVSDEHDEPAPTHERTDDGWVISGLLRPDEVRELTGIRLPADDHRYETVAGLVLHRLGRVPDAGDAAVVDGVRITVARMDNHRIDQVYVERTPDGEQPGGHGNGHSKGQATEQGAGQEAGVSAADGHATCDGHAERNGHAARTGHGGAGS; encoded by the coding sequence ATGCTGACCGCCCTGCTGGTGGCGGCCTCCGTCGTTCTCATCCTGGTTTGTGGCGTATTCGTCGCCGCGGAGTTCTCGCTGGTGACGGTGAGCCGGCCCGCGGTCGAGCGGGCCGCCGAGGCCGGGATGAAGGGCGCCCGCAGCCTCGAGGCCGCCCTCCCGAACCTTTCGACCCACCTGTCCAGCGCCCAGATCGGCATCACCGTCACCAACCTTGCCGTCGGCTGGCTGGCCGAGCCGGCAGTGGCCGGGCTGCTGCACGCCCCGCTGTCCGCGGTCGGCGTCGGCGAAGGCGGGGTCCGCGGGATCTCCCTGACCCTCGCGCTGGTGCTCGTGACGCTGGCCACCATGGTGTTCGGCGAACTCGTGCCGAAGAACCTCGCCATCGCCCACCCGATGGGGGTGGCGCGGACGGTGCAGCTGCCGCTGCGGGCGTTCACCACCGCCACCAAGCCGCTCACCGTCGCGCTGAACAGTTCCGCCAACCACGTCGTCCGGGCGCTCGGCATCGAGCCGCAGGAGGAGCTGGCCTCGGCCCGCACCCCCGAGGAGCTGGTGTCGGTCGTACGGAGTTCGGCCGAGTCGGGCTCGCTGGCGCAGTCCACCGCCGCCCTGGTCGAACGCATGCTCCGCTTCGACGACAAGCGGGCCCGCGACGTCATCACCCCGCGCACCCGGCTGGTCTGGCTGGCCGACCACGACCCGGCCCAACGGGTGATCGACCTGGCCCGCGAGCACGGCCTTTCCCGGTTCCCGGTGGCGCGCGCTGACGACCTGGACGACATCGTGGGCGTGGTCGAGCTGAGCCAGGCGGTGGCCGTGCCGGCCGCGGAGCGCGCGACCACCACCGTCGGCACGTTCGCCGCCGAACCTCTGGTCGTGCCCGACACCGCACCCCTCGACGAGGTGCTGTGGGCGCTGCGCGACTACCGGACCGAGCTGTGCGTCGTGCTCGACGAGTACGGCGGGACCGCCGGCATCACGACGTTCGAGGACGTGGTGGAGGAGATCGTCGGCGAGGTGTCGGACGAGCACGACGAGCCGGCCCCGACCCACGAGCGCACCGACGACGGCTGGGTGATCTCCGGGCTGCTGCGCCCGGACGAGGTCCGCGAGCTGACCGGCATCCGGCTGCCGGCCGACGACCACCGATACGAGACGGTCGCCGGGCTGGTGCTGCACCGCCTCGGCCGGGTACCCGACGCCGGTGACGCAGCGGTCGTGGACGGCGTACGGATCACGGTGGCCCGGATGGACAACCACCGCATCGACCAGGTGTACGTCGAACGCACACCAGACGGCGAGCAGCCCGGCGGGCACGGCAACGGGCACAGCAAAGGGCAGGCCACCGAGCAGGGTGCCGGTCAGGAGGCCGGGGTGAGCGCGGCCGACGGACACGCCACCTGCGACGGTCACGCAGAACGCAACGGTCACGCCGCTCGCACCGGACACGGAGGTGCCGGCTCATGA
- the proC gene encoding pyrroline-5-carboxylate reductase: MNAVQHTIAVIGAGKMGEAILSGLLRAGWPANRLIATARRAERGEQLAERYGVRVLPNTEAAAEADVLVVAVKPQDAGTLMVELAPAVPAGRLVVTLCAGLPTAFFEKRLPDATPVVRVMSNTPALVDQAMSAISAGSHASAEHLALTEEMLRPLGETLRLPESQQDAVTALSGSGPAYFYYLVEAMTDAGILLGLPRQVAHDLIVQAALGAAVMLRDTGEHPVALREAVTSPGGTTISAIRELESHRVRAAVLDAIEAARDRAREIAAAAE; the protein is encoded by the coding sequence ATGAACGCCGTCCAGCACACGATCGCCGTGATCGGCGCCGGCAAGATGGGCGAGGCAATCCTGTCCGGCCTGCTCCGCGCCGGCTGGCCGGCCAACCGGCTGATCGCGACGGCCCGGCGGGCCGAGCGCGGCGAACAGCTCGCCGAGCGCTACGGCGTCCGCGTCCTGCCCAACACCGAGGCGGCCGCGGAGGCGGACGTGCTGGTGGTCGCGGTCAAGCCGCAGGACGCCGGCACGTTGATGGTGGAGCTCGCCCCGGCCGTGCCGGCCGGGAGGCTGGTGGTGACCCTGTGCGCGGGCCTGCCGACCGCGTTCTTCGAGAAGCGGCTGCCGGACGCCACTCCGGTCGTACGGGTGATGTCCAACACCCCGGCTCTGGTCGACCAGGCGATGAGCGCGATCTCGGCCGGTTCGCACGCCAGCGCCGAGCACCTCGCGCTGACCGAGGAGATGCTGCGCCCGCTGGGGGAGACGCTGCGGTTGCCGGAGTCTCAGCAGGACGCGGTGACGGCGCTGTCGGGTTCGGGCCCGGCGTACTTCTACTACCTCGTCGAGGCGATGACCGACGCCGGCATCCTGCTCGGGCTGCCGCGGCAGGTGGCGCACGACCTGATCGTGCAGGCCGCGCTGGGCGCCGCGGTGATGTTGCGCGACACCGGTGAGCACCCGGTGGCGTTGCGGGAGGCGGTGACGTCTCCGGGCGGCACCACGATCAGCGCCATCCGCGAGCTGGAGAGCCACCGGGTGCGGGCCGCGGTGCTGGACGCGATCGAGGCTGCCCGCGACCGCGCCCGCGAGATCGCCGCCGCCGCGGAGTAG
- a CDS encoding nitroreductase family deazaflavin-dependent oxidoreductase, with product MVLSKRVARFNKVATNRVLGKAAPRLPGLAMVVHQGRTSGRRYETPVNVFGGPDNYVIALTYGPDADWVRNVLAAGGCEIVSKGETIRLTDPRVVHDEARTDMPKRARFLLARFGVSDFLHLRRAD from the coding sequence ATGGTGCTGAGCAAGCGGGTCGCGAGATTCAACAAGGTCGCCACCAACCGGGTCCTCGGGAAGGCGGCACCCCGGCTGCCGGGGCTGGCGATGGTCGTCCACCAGGGCCGGACGTCGGGACGGCGGTACGAGACGCCGGTGAACGTCTTCGGCGGGCCGGACAACTACGTCATCGCCCTGACCTACGGACCGGACGCGGACTGGGTGCGCAACGTCCTCGCCGCGGGCGGCTGCGAGATCGTCAGCAAGGGCGAGACGATCCGGCTGACCGACCCCCGGGTGGTGCACGACGAGGCCCGTACGGACATGCCGAAGCGGGCCAGGTTCCTCCTGGCCCGCTTCGGCGTGAGCGACTTCCTGCACCTGCGCCGCGCCGACTGA
- a CDS encoding proline dehydrogenase family protein has translation MVLRQALLTGARSRRLRKLVSTMPVSSAIVARYVAGETADEAVEAARRLLTDGLQSSIDYLGEDTRDRDQATRATQAYLILLDRLHRAGLTRGAEISVKLSAVGRALGSDGEKIALDNARSIADAAKDAGTTVTLDMEDHASVETTLSILHELRRDFPETGAVLQAYLHRTEADCRDLAHEGSRVRLCKGAYNESASVAYQKTGDVDRSYVRCLKILMAGQGYPMIATHDPRLIEIAGALAMRHDRSRGSYEYQMLYGIRPQEQRRLADLGDTVRVYVPYGDEWYAYLMRRMAERPANAAFFVRSLLTRT, from the coding sequence GTGGTGCTACGCCAGGCGCTGCTGACCGGTGCCCGCAGCCGGCGGCTGCGGAAGCTGGTCTCCACGATGCCGGTCTCGTCCGCGATCGTGGCGCGGTACGTCGCCGGGGAGACCGCCGACGAGGCGGTGGAGGCCGCGCGCCGGTTGCTCACCGACGGGCTGCAGTCCTCGATCGACTACCTCGGCGAGGACACCCGCGACCGCGACCAGGCCACCCGGGCCACCCAGGCGTACCTCATCCTGCTCGACCGGCTGCACCGCGCCGGCCTCACCCGGGGTGCGGAGATCTCGGTCAAGCTGTCCGCCGTGGGCCGGGCGCTGGGCTCCGACGGCGAGAAGATCGCCCTCGACAACGCCCGGTCGATCGCCGACGCCGCCAAGGACGCCGGCACCACGGTGACCCTCGACATGGAGGACCACGCCTCGGTCGAGACCACCCTCTCGATCCTGCACGAGCTGCGCCGGGACTTCCCCGAGACCGGTGCCGTCCTGCAGGCATACCTCCACCGCACCGAGGCCGACTGCCGCGACCTCGCCCACGAGGGTTCCCGGGTGCGGCTGTGCAAGGGCGCCTACAACGAGTCCGCGTCGGTGGCGTACCAGAAGACCGGCGACGTCGACCGGTCCTACGTCCGCTGCCTGAAGATCCTGATGGCCGGCCAGGGCTATCCGATGATCGCCACCCACGACCCGCGGCTGATCGAGATCGCCGGCGCCCTCGCGATGCGCCACGACCGGTCGCGGGGCAGCTACGAGTACCAGATGCTGTACGGCATCCGGCCGCAGGAGCAGCGGCGGCTGGCCGACCTGGGCGACACCGTCCGGGTCTACGTGCCCTACGGCGACGAGTGGTACGCCTACCTCATGCGCCGGATGGCGGAGCGACCGGCCAACGCCGCGTTCTTCGTGCGCTCGCTGCTCACCCGGACCTGA
- a CDS encoding hemolysin family protein, with translation MSDGAALILSVVLLAANAFFVGAEFALVSVRRSQIEPLVEAGSRRARSTMWAIRRVTLMMAGAQLGITLSTVGLGAIAEPALAHLLQPAFEAVGVPHALLHPVAIVIALLVVVALHVILGEMVPKNIALAAPDRAALALGPPLRAMVRAIRPVITGLNGVANGVLWLLRVTPQDEVNDAVTHEEVGHLLAESRNEGLVDEDEHRLTAEALAFAEGTAGEVAIPLDSVVLIDAHATAADVEELSARTGHSRFPCRDAEGVLSGYVHLKDVLIEEVQAGTIDERPQPLAPDQIRRLPAITTGTPLVEVLSALRVGASHLARVDDESGTTTGVLTLDDVLLRLVPPRQPQEAR, from the coding sequence ATGAGTGACGGCGCTGCACTGATCCTGTCGGTCGTCCTGCTGGCGGCGAACGCGTTCTTCGTCGGGGCGGAGTTTGCCCTGGTCTCGGTCCGTCGCAGTCAGATCGAGCCGCTGGTGGAGGCCGGGTCGCGCCGGGCGCGGTCGACCATGTGGGCCATCCGCCGGGTGACGCTGATGATGGCCGGCGCGCAGCTCGGCATCACGTTGTCCACAGTCGGGCTCGGTGCGATCGCCGAACCCGCCCTGGCCCATCTGCTCCAGCCGGCCTTCGAGGCGGTCGGCGTACCCCATGCTCTGCTCCACCCGGTCGCCATCGTGATCGCCCTGCTGGTGGTGGTCGCGCTGCACGTGATCCTCGGAGAGATGGTCCCGAAGAACATCGCGCTGGCCGCACCCGACCGGGCGGCACTCGCCCTCGGGCCGCCGCTGCGGGCGATGGTGCGAGCCATCCGCCCGGTGATCACCGGGCTGAACGGCGTCGCCAACGGCGTGCTGTGGCTGCTGCGGGTCACCCCGCAGGACGAGGTGAACGACGCGGTGACCCACGAGGAGGTGGGCCACCTGCTCGCCGAGTCCCGGAACGAGGGACTGGTCGACGAGGACGAGCACCGGCTGACCGCCGAGGCGCTGGCGTTCGCCGAGGGCACCGCCGGCGAGGTCGCCATCCCGCTGGACTCGGTGGTACTGATCGACGCGCACGCCACCGCCGCCGACGTGGAGGAGCTGTCCGCCCGCACCGGCCACTCCCGCTTCCCCTGCCGGGACGCGGAGGGGGTTCTGTCCGGGTACGTCCACCTCAAGGACGTCCTCATCGAGGAAGTCCAGGCCGGCACCATCGACGAGCGCCCGCAGCCGCTGGCGCCGGACCAGATCCGCCGGCTGCCGGCGATCACCACCGGGACGCCGCTGGTGGAGGTGCTGTCGGCCCTGCGGGTCGGTGCGAGCCACCTGGCCCGGGTCGACGACGAGTCGGGTACGACCACCGGGGTGCTCACCCTGGACGACGTACTCCTCCGGCTGGTACCCCCTCGCCAGCCCCAGGAGGCCCGCTGA
- the aceA gene encoding isocitrate lyase produces MRSSETTPRGPDDAPEEPAPKPERTRTSRNTPARTPAGQGETDTTAHPSTARRSRHDGRHNRADQNIPSPREAAEQDSPNGDRPVERRIRAAAQELRQSWERDPRWAGIRRDYTAEDVVRLRGSVPEEHTLARLGAERLWELLHERDYVAALGALTGNQAVQQVRAGLEAIYLSGWQVAADANLAGQTYPDQSLYPANSVPQVVRRINNALQRADQITWAEGDADAPYWLAPIVADAEAGFGGVLNAFELMRAMVAAGAAGVHWEDQLASEKKCGHLGGKVLIPTGQHIRTLNAARLAADVSGVPSLIIARTDAQAATLVTSDVDERDRVFVTGDRTAEGFYRVNNGLAACVSRGLAYAPYSDLLWMETSKPDLDVAREFAEAIKAEYPDQMLAYNCSPSFNWKQHLDDGTIAKFQRELGEMGYAFQFITLAGFHALNESMFDLAKGYARDGMTAYVALQEREFAAERDGYTATRHQREVGTGYFDLVSTAISPQSATTALTGSTEEEQFPSTRR; encoded by the coding sequence ATGCGATCGAGCGAGACGACTCCGCGCGGGCCGGACGACGCGCCGGAGGAGCCCGCGCCCAAGCCTGAGCGGACCAGGACCAGCCGGAACACCCCGGCGCGGACCCCGGCTGGTCAGGGCGAAACCGATACCACTGCACACCCGAGCACAGCCCGACGCAGCAGGCACGACGGCAGGCACAACAGGGCGGACCAGAACATCCCCTCGCCTCGCGAAGCCGCGGAGCAGGACAGCCCGAACGGCGACCGGCCGGTCGAGCGCCGCATCCGCGCCGCTGCACAGGAACTACGGCAGAGCTGGGAACGCGACCCTCGCTGGGCCGGCATCCGACGCGACTACACCGCCGAGGACGTCGTACGCCTGCGCGGCTCGGTTCCCGAGGAACACACCCTCGCCCGGCTCGGCGCCGAGCGCCTGTGGGAGCTGCTGCACGAGCGTGACTACGTGGCCGCGCTCGGCGCGCTGACCGGGAACCAGGCCGTCCAGCAGGTACGCGCAGGGCTGGAGGCCATCTACCTGTCCGGGTGGCAGGTCGCCGCCGACGCGAACCTCGCCGGCCAGACCTATCCGGACCAGAGCCTGTACCCCGCGAACTCCGTGCCCCAGGTGGTTCGCCGGATCAACAACGCGCTCCAGCGAGCCGACCAGATCACCTGGGCGGAGGGCGACGCGGACGCGCCGTACTGGCTGGCACCGATCGTGGCCGACGCGGAGGCCGGCTTCGGCGGCGTGCTGAACGCATTCGAGCTGATGAGGGCGATGGTCGCCGCCGGCGCGGCCGGGGTGCACTGGGAGGACCAGCTGGCCTCGGAGAAGAAGTGCGGGCACCTCGGCGGCAAGGTGCTGATCCCCACCGGACAGCACATCCGCACGCTCAACGCGGCCCGGCTGGCAGCCGACGTGTCCGGCGTGCCGTCACTGATCATCGCACGGACCGACGCCCAGGCGGCGACGCTGGTGACCAGCGACGTCGACGAACGCGACCGGGTGTTCGTCACCGGTGACCGGACCGCGGAGGGCTTCTACCGCGTCAACAACGGGTTGGCGGCGTGCGTGTCCCGTGGCCTCGCCTACGCGCCGTACTCCGACCTGCTGTGGATGGAGACGTCCAAGCCGGACCTGGACGTGGCGCGGGAGTTCGCCGAGGCGATCAAGGCGGAGTACCCGGACCAGATGCTCGCCTACAACTGCTCGCCGTCGTTCAACTGGAAACAGCACCTCGACGACGGGACGATCGCGAAGTTCCAGCGCGAGCTGGGCGAGATGGGGTACGCGTTCCAGTTCATCACACTGGCCGGGTTCCACGCCCTGAACGAGTCGATGTTCGACCTCGCCAAGGGATACGCCCGCGACGGCATGACGGCGTACGTCGCCCTGCAGGAACGCGAGTTCGCCGCCGAACGTGACGGCTACACCGCCACCCGGCACCAGCGCGAGGTGGGCACCGGTTACTTCGACCTGGTGAGCACGGCCATCTCGCCGCAGTCGGCGACGACCGCACTCACCGGTTCGACCGAGGAGGAGCAGTTCCCCTCCACCCGCCGGTGA
- a CDS encoding helix-turn-helix domain-containing protein, whose product MTADLHLPTFGQRLRHLRRNRHLTLAELGERVGRAPSQLSLLENGRREPKLSLITALAQALDVTVEDLLSPAPPTRRAQLEIALEEAQRETLYKQLDLPPLRVGPRVPTEVLEHITALYEELRRRDTKPTATPEDARAANAELRRRMRDRGNYFPEVERLAVETLTAVGYRGGTLSDALAAAIVMHCGFQVRYAEDLPRSVRSVTDLRNNRIYLRRESLGMHTHRGILLQTVGHFVLGHEQPRDFADFLRQRVEANYFAAAVLVPEQQAVPFLQRAKADRDLAVEDLRDVFSVSYEMAAHRFTNLATRHLDLRCHFVRNDEAGTIYKAYENDGLLFPADPTGAIEGQRMCRRWGGRRVFAAADRYSPFYQYTDTPDGTHWCVSHVDPARERHFAVTLGVAYEQSRWFRGRETANRATSRCPTGPCCSLPPPELSARWEGSAWPSARAHSHVLAALPTGNFPGVDETDVYTFLDRHAPS is encoded by the coding sequence GTGACGGCAGACCTCCATCTGCCCACATTCGGGCAGCGACTGCGCCATCTGCGACGCAACCGACACTTGACACTGGCCGAGCTCGGCGAACGGGTCGGCCGGGCGCCGTCCCAGCTGTCCCTGCTGGAGAACGGCCGGCGCGAGCCCAAACTGTCCCTGATCACCGCACTTGCCCAGGCTCTGGATGTGACCGTCGAGGACCTGCTGTCCCCGGCACCACCGACCAGACGTGCGCAACTGGAGATTGCGCTGGAGGAGGCGCAGCGCGAAACCCTTTACAAACAACTCGATCTGCCCCCTCTGCGGGTCGGGCCGCGGGTGCCCACGGAGGTGCTCGAGCACATCACCGCGCTCTACGAGGAACTCAGACGGCGTGACACCAAACCCACCGCCACGCCGGAGGACGCCCGCGCTGCCAACGCCGAGTTGCGCCGGCGGATGCGGGACCGCGGCAACTACTTCCCCGAGGTCGAGCGCCTCGCGGTGGAGACGCTGACCGCGGTCGGCTATCGCGGCGGCACGCTGTCGGACGCGCTGGCGGCCGCGATCGTGATGCACTGCGGGTTCCAGGTGCGCTACGCCGAGGACCTGCCGCGCTCGGTCCGGTCGGTGACCGACCTACGCAACAACCGCATCTACCTGCGGCGGGAGTCGCTCGGGATGCACACCCACCGCGGCATCCTGTTGCAGACCGTCGGCCACTTCGTCCTCGGGCACGAGCAGCCGCGCGACTTCGCCGACTTCCTGCGACAGCGGGTGGAGGCCAACTACTTCGCCGCCGCCGTCCTCGTGCCCGAACAGCAGGCGGTGCCGTTTCTCCAACGGGCGAAGGCGGATCGCGACCTCGCGGTGGAGGATCTGCGGGACGTGTTCTCGGTGTCGTACGAGATGGCCGCGCACCGGTTCACCAACCTCGCCACCCGCCACCTCGACCTACGATGCCATTTCGTCCGCAACGACGAGGCCGGCACGATCTACAAGGCGTACGAGAACGACGGGCTGCTGTTTCCGGCCGACCCGACAGGTGCGATCGAGGGCCAGCGGATGTGCCGTCGCTGGGGCGGCCGGCGGGTCTTCGCCGCCGCGGACCGCTACTCGCCGTTCTACCAGTACACCGACACCCCGGACGGCACGCACTGGTGCGTCTCCCACGTCGACCCGGCCCGAGAACGCCACTTCGCCGTCACTCTGGGGGTGGCGTACGAACAGTCGCGGTGGTTCCGCGGCCGGGAGACCGCCAACCGCGCGACGTCGCGCTGCCCGACCGGCCCCTGCTGCTCCCTGCCGCCACCCGAACTCAGCGCCCGCTGGGAGGGCTCGGCGTGGCCGTCGGCGCGAGCGCACTCTCACGTGCTCGCCGCGCTGCCGACCGGAAACTTCCCGGGCGTGGACGAGACCGACGTCTACACCTTTCTCGACCGCCACGCCCCGTCCTGA